A region of Thermococcus argininiproducens DNA encodes the following proteins:
- a CDS encoding undecaprenyl-diphosphate phosphatase: MEYYQAVFIGILQGITEWLPISSSGQVMLSLINFIRISPEDAYSYSLILHLGTLMALLFKFRYDLGKIMFKLLLFRWEEEEKFLFYSTLFTGLIGLPLYKGFKSIVSSFNPEAVNGIIGIALILTGIMLKKSQEAPLERLEKGLKKEKDEVTIVDAIIAGIAQGVAVIPGISRSGMTIGSLLLLGIKQEKAVRLSFLMAAPAIIGALFLELPEASRTSEPLSLPLASILSAFIVSLLMLELMMKLAKRLNFSRFCIFFGFIALIASLVGVLT, translated from the coding sequence ATGGAGTATTATCAAGCAGTTTTTATTGGAATACTTCAAGGGATTACAGAATGGCTACCAATAAGCAGCTCGGGCCAGGTTATGCTCTCACTTATTAATTTCATAAGGATTTCTCCAGAAGACGCATACTCATATTCACTTATTCTGCATTTGGGAACACTAATGGCATTGCTTTTTAAATTTAGATATGATCTAGGTAAAATTATGTTCAAACTCCTTCTTTTTAGGTGGGAGGAGGAAGAAAAGTTTCTATTCTATTCCACATTATTCACCGGACTGATAGGTCTTCCATTATACAAAGGATTTAAATCCATTGTCTCGTCGTTTAACCCAGAAGCTGTAAATGGTATAATTGGTATAGCATTGATTCTCACGGGGATAATGTTAAAGAAAAGCCAAGAAGCGCCTTTAGAGAGACTTGAAAAAGGTCTCAAGAAAGAAAAAGATGAAGTCACAATAGTAGACGCAATAATAGCAGGAATAGCCCAAGGAGTAGCAGTTATTCCTGGTATATCAAGATCAGGGATGACGATAGGAAGTTTGTTACTTTTAGGTATAAAGCAAGAAAAAGCTGTTAGATTAAGCTTTTTAATGGCAGCCCCAGCTATAATTGGAGCCCTATTTCTAGAATTACCCGAAGCCTCAAGAACATCTGAACCTCTTTCTTTACCTTTAGCCTCCATACTTAGTGCATTCATTGTAAGTCTGCTCATGCTCGAGCTTATGATGAAACTCGCCAAGCGTCTTAATTTCTCAAGATTCTGCATCTTCTTTGGATTTATAGCTCTAATAGCTTCTTTAGTGGGGGTGTTAACTTGA
- a CDS encoding CBS domain-containing protein: MVGISVQEVMTEKFAKIDINSPLSEAIGIFEKEDPDLIVVFDGKMYKGVLTQDLIIRSHLKWDPIKAKVKDVYKTAPVVKLEEDLSVTAKLMIEVDLRSLPVGKDKNSIIGVISDITLLERIVKEEFGKRKVEEFMTKDVVTLGPGDTVAKALATMRDYAISRIPIVTEEGKLEGLVTLHDLIIRFIKPRFKAQFGEVAGEKIPPFSMQLRDIMVKGVITIDPEASVKEAVELMREYDIDGLVIVDRENVVKGVLTVKDLLLPISRMVEKKTKFYLQLGGDAHYLSDFTRERIVADMRRFVDRYEEVLGNEGIIYLNIRRFPEKLRGVHLYQARMRIVTDKGQYIATGETWGAIQAVHDALRAIERQILQKIELQRDVKHTRRFIEYLGF; the protein is encoded by the coding sequence ATGGTCGGGATTTCTGTGCAGGAAGTTATGACAGAAAAATTTGCAAAAATCGACATAAACTCCCCTCTTTCTGAGGCCATTGGAATTTTTGAAAAAGAAGACCCCGATTTAATTGTTGTTTTTGATGGAAAAATGTACAAAGGAGTATTGACTCAAGATTTGATAATTCGGTCCCATTTGAAGTGGGATCCAATAAAAGCCAAAGTTAAGGATGTATATAAGACTGCACCAGTTGTAAAGCTTGAAGAAGACTTAAGTGTTACAGCCAAACTCATGATTGAGGTTGACTTACGTTCACTTCCCGTTGGGAAGGATAAAAATTCAATTATTGGTGTAATAAGCGATATAACCCTTCTTGAAAGAATTGTTAAAGAAGAGTTTGGAAAAAGAAAAGTCGAGGAATTTATGACGAAGGACGTGGTTACTCTTGGTCCCGGAGACACGGTAGCAAAGGCTCTTGCAACTATGAGGGACTATGCAATTTCAAGAATACCCATTGTTACTGAAGAAGGAAAACTCGAAGGGCTCGTAACATTGCATGATCTAATAATTCGGTTCATAAAGCCGAGGTTCAAGGCCCAATTCGGAGAGGTGGCAGGGGAGAAAATACCTCCGTTTTCAATGCAGCTCAGAGACATCATGGTTAAGGGAGTGATTACAATAGACCCTGAAGCATCAGTCAAAGAGGCAGTTGAATTAATGAGAGAGTATGACATAGATGGTCTTGTAATTGTGGATAGGGAGAATGTTGTTAAGGGAGTGTTAACTGTAAAGGATCTATTACTTCCAATCTCAAGAATGGTGGAGAAAAAGACTAAGTTCTATTTACAACTTGGAGGAGATGCTCACTATCTGAGTGATTTCACTAGGGAAAGGATAGTAGCTGATATGAGAAGGTTTGTCGATAGGTACGAAGAAGTACTAGGCAATGAGGGAATAATCTATTTGAACATTAGACGGTTCCCAGAAAAGCTTCGTGGAGTGCATCTATACCAAGCTAGGATGAGAATAGTAACAGATAAAGGACAATATATTGCTACAGGAGAGACATGGGGTGCTATACAAGCTGTGCATGATGCTCTTAGGGCAATAGAAAGACAAATACTTCAAAAAATCGAACTCCAAAGAGATGTAAAACATACTAGGAGATTTATAGAGTATCTCGGATTCTGA
- the mnhG gene encoding monovalent cation/H(+) antiporter subunit G, which produces MIDFIVYALLAVSIIFNILGSFSLHRFPDVYTRLHGATKCTTFGTIFAVFAVVVHSIWQIKETNNPKYLQMALHSLVALIALMLTNPTGAHAIAKAAHLSGYKPAKAVIDAYETKLRGEIQ; this is translated from the coding sequence GTGATCGATTTCATAGTTTATGCTCTCCTCGCTGTAAGTATTATATTTAACATATTAGGAAGTTTCTCTCTTCATAGGTTTCCAGACGTATATACTAGACTTCATGGAGCAACAAAGTGCACCACATTTGGAACAATATTTGCTGTTTTTGCAGTTGTTGTACATTCTATCTGGCAGATAAAGGAGACAAACAATCCAAAGTATCTTCAGATGGCTCTTCACAGCTTAGTGGCACTAATAGCACTGATGTTAACCAATCCTACAGGGGCTCACGCGATAGCAAAAGCAGCCCATCTTAGTGGTTACAAACCTGCAAAAGCTGTCATTGATGCATATGAGACAAAACTCCGAGGTGAGATCCAATGA
- a CDS encoding monovalent cation/H+ antiporter subunit E: MSFIVAFIWSFVLWLVLTAGSKGMLWSTEEIIAGIIFAFVIGFSTRNIIGERAKRFLNPIKVVGFLVYAIGPLFWGMVKANLDVAYRVITGKIKPGIVKVPVDLENKAQYTILSNSITLTPGTLTIDACPEENALYVHWIHVTEEEPESSELVAGSFEKWARRLGK; encoded by the coding sequence ATGAGTTTCATTGTTGCATTCATATGGTCGTTTGTGCTCTGGCTTGTACTTACGGCAGGTAGCAAAGGCATGCTCTGGAGTACAGAAGAAATTATAGCGGGCATTATTTTTGCGTTCGTAATTGGATTTTCTACTAGGAATATCATAGGAGAAAGAGCAAAGAGGTTCTTAAACCCTATTAAGGTAGTAGGCTTCTTAGTATATGCAATAGGCCCTTTATTCTGGGGCATGGTGAAAGCCAATTTGGATGTAGCTTATAGAGTTATCACGGGTAAAATAAAACCAGGAATTGTTAAGGTCCCTGTTGATTTGGAAAATAAAGCTCAGTATACCATTTTGAGCAATTCTATTACATTGACTCCGGGTACTTTAACAATAGATGCTTGTCCTGAGGAAAATGCCCTTTATGTTCATTGGATACACGTAACAGAAGAGGAACCAGAGAGTTCAGAGCTCGTTGCAGGTTCATTTGAAAAATGGGCAAGGAGGTTAGGGAAATGA
- a CDS encoding DUF835 domain-containing protein yields the protein MDFIPYINFISRWLLFLAVTYKALKSKEKRWGLIATALFINALDIESYILEPLGVGIKPGAYEITSQLPGFLMATFLVWGGIQLKKERSEFKDVAYLGFFAVAAYIWIFLSATDFFDRFSHSFTIKLSFPYLAFGFSLIYIGYILRSYVVAKKSLEELFPWGLALLGAINLTYPVTRNIEWLVPIAFLLAAIFRFIAAVGALKFAIFPAKMAVFERPQKEHPTEIKGIFLFNSKKELKRNLPTFFSENVIMITRNPPKIDDLDNVLVYWLTKIESDTIKQDGKIYPISPAKIDILIDLLTRNLESGYNAIYVDGFEYLVVENGFESAAKFLFGLRDRVMSNDKALAVVLDPRTLDDRQMALLERELRLQ from the coding sequence ATGGATTTCATCCCCTATATTAACTTTATTTCAAGATGGTTGTTGTTCCTAGCCGTAACATATAAAGCATTGAAAAGTAAAGAAAAAAGATGGGGGTTAATAGCCACGGCTCTTTTTATAAACGCTCTCGATATAGAGAGCTATATCTTAGAGCCTTTAGGGGTCGGTATAAAACCAGGGGCATATGAAATAACTTCCCAGCTCCCAGGTTTTCTAATGGCCACGTTTTTAGTATGGGGAGGAATACAACTCAAAAAGGAAAGAAGTGAATTTAAGGATGTTGCATATTTAGGATTTTTTGCCGTTGCTGCATACATATGGATCTTTCTATCAGCTACAGACTTTTTTGACAGGTTTTCACACTCATTTACAATAAAACTCTCATTTCCATACCTCGCCTTTGGGTTTTCATTGATCTACATTGGATACATACTAAGAAGTTACGTAGTGGCAAAAAAGAGTCTTGAGGAGCTATTTCCTTGGGGACTGGCCCTTTTAGGAGCAATAAACCTAACCTATCCAGTCACCCGAAATATTGAATGGCTTGTCCCCATAGCATTCCTACTTGCAGCCATTTTCAGATTTATAGCTGCTGTTGGAGCTCTGAAATTTGCTATATTTCCTGCAAAAATGGCTGTATTTGAAAGACCACAAAAAGAACATCCAACGGAGATTAAGGGGATTTTTCTATTTAATAGCAAAAAAGAACTCAAGAGAAACCTCCCAACCTTCTTCAGTGAGAATGTAATAATGATAACAAGGAATCCACCAAAAATAGATGACTTAGATAATGTGCTAGTTTATTGGCTCACTAAGATAGAAAGTGATACTATCAAACAAGATGGGAAGATTTACCCCATCTCTCCTGCAAAAATAGATATCTTGATAGACCTTTTAACTAGAAACCTTGAAAGCGGCTACAATGCCATTTATGTAGATGGATTCGAATATTTAGTGGTGGAAAATGGATTCGAAAGTGCAGCAAAATTTTTATTCGGGCTTAGAGACAGGGTGATGAGTAATGACAAAGCTCTAGCTGTTGTTTTAGACCCAAGAACACTAGATGATAGACAAATGGCACTTCTTGAAAGAGAACTTCGACTTCAATAG
- a CDS encoding energy-coupling factor ABC transporter permease, translated as MHIPDGLLSFPVIVITYAITIACVGYSLRRLKDYPEDKIPLLGLFAAGIFAAQMVNFPIIGGVSGHLLGAVLVAVLLGPYAAVVVMTAVLLIQTLLFGDGGITAIGANILNMGILGAFVGYWVYSKLKSTNKTLAIGLASWLAVVLGALLTSVEIGISHSLPFGKLLTLMIGYHAIIGIGEALITLSVVQALRAKLPEIGGVPA; from the coding sequence GTGCACATACCAGATGGGCTGCTAAGCTTTCCTGTGATAGTAATTACATACGCCATAACCATAGCCTGTGTGGGCTACTCCTTAAGAAGACTGAAGGACTATCCTGAAGATAAAATTCCACTCTTAGGTTTATTCGCAGCTGGAATATTTGCTGCACAAATGGTAAACTTTCCCATAATAGGCGGAGTAAGTGGGCATTTACTTGGAGCAGTACTAGTAGCGGTACTCTTAGGACCTTATGCAGCAGTTGTTGTAATGACAGCTGTGTTGTTAATTCAAACTTTGCTTTTCGGAGATGGAGGGATTACTGCAATTGGAGCTAACATACTAAATATGGGAATATTAGGAGCATTTGTAGGTTATTGGGTTTATTCAAAACTTAAAAGCACCAACAAAACTCTTGCAATAGGCTTAGCCTCTTGGTTAGCAGTTGTTTTAGGAGCATTATTAACTTCAGTAGAAATAGGAATAAGTCACAGTCTACCATTTGGAAAACTCTTAACTCTAATGATAGGATATCACGCAATAATCGGAATTGGAGAAGCACTCATCACTCTTTCCGTGGTTCAAGCCTTAAGAGCTAAGCTTCCAGAAATAGGAGGTGTTCCAGCATGA
- a CDS encoding PDGLE domain-containing protein → MRLVIKGLLIVLILLALILPLASDNPDGLEATMEKLGLEESPIYSAPLDYGETWGQGLIMGTFGIILVFGAAYGIAKVVKGV, encoded by the coding sequence ATGAGGCTTGTAATAAAAGGGTTACTAATAGTATTGATACTCTTAGCACTTATCCTTCCACTTGCTTCTGATAATCCCGATGGTCTTGAAGCTACTATGGAAAAATTGGGTCTAGAAGAATCTCCCATTTACAGTGCTCCTTTAGACTATGGTGAGACTTGGGGACAGGGGTTAATAATGGGCACATTTGGGATAATACTCGTGTTTGGAGCGGCATATGGAATTGCAAAAGTAGTAAAAGGTGTTTAA
- a CDS encoding DUF4040 domain-containing protein codes for MNVVNVDMAIQVILLISILISSYWMITTRDLLSAALASTAMSLLLSLEFYMLHAPDVAIAEAAVGAGIVTAIVVYGISKTERWEREAP; via the coding sequence ATGAATGTAGTTAATGTTGATATGGCGATACAAGTGATTCTGTTAATTAGCATATTGATTTCTTCATATTGGATGATAACTACTAGGGATCTGCTCTCAGCAGCTTTAGCATCAACTGCTATGAGTCTTCTTCTTAGTTTGGAATTTTACATGCTTCATGCTCCTGATGTGGCGATAGCGGAGGCTGCAGTGGGAGCAGGCATTGTTACTGCAATAGTTGTTTATGGAATATCAAAAACCGAGAGATGGGAGCGTGAGGCGCCATGA
- a CDS encoding cation:proton antiporter — translation MIFIGFFYGILGVILAGVITLVRVMLGPSVPDRVVGVDTLNTLIVAGMILLGAAYDRVIYIDIAIVYALLSYIGTLVVAKYLQGGLE, via the coding sequence ATGATTTTCATCGGGTTTTTCTATGGGATACTAGGAGTGATTCTTGCAGGAGTCATAACTTTGGTTCGTGTGATGTTAGGTCCAAGTGTTCCTGATAGAGTTGTGGGGGTTGATACACTAAATACTCTAATAGTTGCAGGAATGATCCTGTTGGGGGCCGCTTATGATAGGGTAATTTACATTGATATCGCAATAGTGTATGCTCTTCTCAGCTATATTGGTACATTAGTGGTTGCCAAATATCTACAGGGGGGATTAGAGTGA
- a CDS encoding TRAM domain-containing protein, protein MYGDRFGGRRFEAPVKVGERYKVKIESIGQGGDGIARIKGFVVFVPNTKVGDEVEIVINSVKRKFAFAEVI, encoded by the coding sequence ATGTATGGAGATAGATTTGGTGGAAGGAGATTTGAAGCCCCAGTGAAGGTTGGGGAAAGATATAAAGTGAAGATAGAGAGTATAGGTCAAGGTGGAGACGGCATAGCTAGGATTAAGGGATTTGTAGTATTCGTCCCAAACACAAAAGTTGGGGATGAAGTTGAGATTGTCATTAACAGTGTAAAAAGAAAATTTGCCTTCGCTGAGGTTATTTGA
- a CDS encoding energy-coupling factor transporter transmembrane component T, with protein sequence MFNLYLIFLFVYAMLIATRQSMTELVYFLPLLGLLIALLKPKRHIFKHLGFLLGFEGCLFLLALFIPGKAFITTPLGNITYEGMHRFLFLVGKAFLSASAVIIVSNSLGFSYLLGEMETLRFPRILVLTLAFTYRYLELFKEEATRMKRALDSRAIGIKKREYYKKLGALIGEIFVRAYIRSIKIYWAMLSRGFGEFPKVEKRIKPEALILSVIALGVMLL encoded by the coding sequence GTGTTTAACTTGTATCTTATTTTTCTTTTTGTGTATGCCATGCTCATTGCTACAAGACAAAGCATGACCGAGTTAGTATATTTCCTTCCACTGTTGGGCCTTCTTATAGCGCTCCTCAAACCTAAAAGACATATCTTTAAGCATTTAGGATTCCTTTTAGGATTTGAAGGTTGTTTGTTCCTCTTAGCACTGTTTATTCCCGGAAAAGCATTTATCACAACCCCTTTGGGAAATATTACATATGAAGGCATGCATAGATTTCTCTTTCTTGTAGGAAAAGCTTTCCTTTCAGCGTCTGCGGTTATCATAGTGTCAAACTCCCTTGGATTCTCATATCTCTTGGGAGAGATGGAAACACTTCGTTTTCCCCGAATACTGGTGTTAACTCTTGCATTTACCTATCGCTATTTAGAACTCTTTAAGGAAGAAGCCACTAGAATGAAGAGAGCACTTGATTCACGAGCAATAGGAATTAAAAAGAGGGAATACTATAAAAAACTAGGAGCTCTTATAGGGGAGATATTCGTGAGGGCATACATCAGAAGTATAAAAATCTACTGGGCAATGCTCTCAAGAGGATTTGGGGAGTTCCCTAAAGTCGAGAAACGAATAAAACCAGAAGCTTTAATACTATCTGTCATTGCTCTAGGGGTGATGTTGCTTTGA
- the mbhE gene encoding hydrogen gas-evolving membrane-bound hydrogenase subunit E: MKTTFGALSLLFMLGVLLVVANPNYGLQFGLGGEEWQKYRYTDQYYIDHGVEEVGGTNIVTDIVFDYRGYDTLGEATVLFTSIAGAIALLRKWREEE; encoded by the coding sequence ATGAAAACGACTTTTGGGGCATTGTCATTACTTTTCATGTTGGGAGTTCTCTTAGTAGTTGCTAATCCGAACTATGGTTTACAGTTTGGTTTAGGGGGCGAAGAATGGCAAAAATACCGCTATACGGATCAATACTACATAGACCATGGTGTGGAAGAGGTAGGGGGTACAAATATCGTCACCGACATCGTGTTTGACTATAGAGGTTACGACACACTAGGGGAAGCGACAGTATTGTTTACTTCCATAGCAGGTGCAATTGCCTTACTTAG
- a CDS encoding energy-coupling factor ABC transporter ATP-binding protein produces MIEIIDLHFSYDSRKVLDGISLQINRGEVFGILGPNGAGKSTLILHLNGILKPKKGKVLVKGIDASKRPQEVRKFVGIIFQDPNDQLFSPKVFDDVLFGPYNLGLRGKELEERAIEALMTVGMLDYINRETKELSFGEKKRVAIATVLAMDPEIIVFDEPFANLDFKGKKMLRDLILKFRGEKTIILSSHEAEYLTLCDRIALLDKGKIVTVGTPEEVFSNIDILRAHNLDIPPLIELFLELGLGIPKGVEEAKNILKKLL; encoded by the coding sequence TTGATAGAGATCATAGATCTCCACTTTTCATATGACAGTAGAAAAGTGTTAGATGGCATCTCATTGCAAATAAATAGGGGTGAAGTGTTTGGTATCTTAGGACCCAATGGAGCTGGAAAATCTACCTTAATACTCCATCTGAATGGGATCTTAAAACCTAAAAAAGGTAAAGTGCTCGTAAAGGGCATAGATGCCAGTAAAAGACCCCAAGAGGTAAGAAAGTTCGTAGGAATTATATTCCAAGACCCCAATGACCAACTATTTTCCCCCAAAGTGTTTGATGATGTCTTATTTGGGCCATATAACCTAGGACTACGAGGAAAAGAACTTGAAGAAAGAGCTATAGAAGCTCTAATGACAGTCGGAATGTTGGATTACATAAATCGAGAAACCAAGGAATTAAGCTTTGGAGAGAAAAAAAGAGTCGCAATAGCCACTGTATTAGCAATGGATCCTGAGATTATTGTTTTCGACGAACCGTTTGCAAACTTAGATTTCAAAGGAAAGAAAATGTTAAGAGACCTCATTCTAAAGTTCAGAGGAGAAAAAACCATAATTCTCTCTTCTCATGAAGCAGAATACCTTACACTCTGCGACAGAATAGCCCTTTTAGACAAAGGGAAGATAGTAACCGTTGGGACTCCAGAAGAAGTTTTTAGCAACATTGACATCCTAAGGGCCCACAACTTAGATATTCCCCCTCTAATCGAGCTTTTCTTAGAGTTAGGATTAGGAATACCCAAAGGAGTAGAAGAAGCTAAAAACATTCTCAAAAAACTCTTATAG
- a CDS encoding S8 family peptidase encodes MKFYKIFVLFLVFVMFGAMGGVVWGAPVEKVRVIVTVDREFNESFIFALGGNVVAKGRIFPIVVVDIPSRALERVKNVKGVIRVEYDAEVHILKGKPPGVGKPKPPQPPQEIPWGISRVKALDAWSISDGASGGVIEVAILDTGIDYDHPDLAPNLAWGVSVLRGKVSTKPKDYRDQNGHGTHVAGTVAALNNEIGVVGVAPSVEIYAIRVLGPSGSGSYSDIILGIEQALLGPDGVLDSDGDGIIVGDPDDDDAAEVISMSLRGSSDVESFHDAINWAYSWGVIIVAASGNDGASSPSYPAAYPEVIAVGATDVNDQVPWWSNRGVEVSAPGVDILSTYPDDSYTTLSGTSMATPHVSGVVALVQAARYNKYGTVLSVEALREILHTTAEDHGLLGWDPYYGYGIVRADLAVQAAIN; translated from the coding sequence ATGAAATTTTATAAGATTTTTGTTCTATTTTTGGTTTTTGTAATGTTTGGAGCTATGGGAGGTGTAGTATGGGGAGCTCCTGTTGAAAAGGTTCGTGTGATAGTAACAGTAGACAGAGAATTCAATGAGAGTTTTATATTTGCGTTGGGTGGAAATGTTGTTGCAAAAGGAAGAATTTTTCCAATTGTTGTAGTTGACATTCCTTCTAGGGCACTAGAGAGAGTAAAGAATGTTAAGGGTGTGATTAGGGTAGAGTATGATGCAGAAGTTCATATATTAAAGGGGAAACCTCCTGGAGTTGGTAAACCAAAGCCTCCCCAACCTCCTCAGGAAATTCCATGGGGCATTTCTCGTGTTAAAGCTCTAGACGCATGGAGTATAAGTGATGGCGCAAGTGGGGGAGTGATCGAAGTAGCAATACTTGATACGGGCATAGACTATGACCATCCAGATTTAGCTCCCAATTTAGCATGGGGGGTTAGCGTACTTAGGGGAAAAGTATCAACAAAACCTAAGGATTACAGGGATCAGAATGGACATGGTACACATGTAGCTGGCACAGTGGCGGCTTTAAACAATGAGATAGGTGTTGTTGGCGTCGCTCCAAGTGTAGAGATATACGCTATCAGAGTTCTTGGTCCAAGTGGGAGTGGTTCATACAGTGATATAATTCTTGGGATTGAACAGGCCTTATTAGGGCCCGATGGTGTACTTGATAGTGACGGGGATGGAATAATAGTTGGAGACCCAGATGATGATGATGCGGCTGAAGTAATAAGCATGAGTCTTAGGGGGTCAAGTGATGTCGAATCCTTCCATGATGCAATAAATTGGGCATACAGTTGGGGAGTGATTATAGTTGCGGCAAGTGGTAACGATGGTGCCTCAAGTCCGAGTTATCCAGCGGCATATCCTGAAGTTATAGCTGTTGGTGCGACTGACGTTAATGATCAGGTGCCTTGGTGGAGTAATAGAGGAGTAGAGGTCAGCGCTCCTGGTGTTGATATATTAAGCACATATCCAGATGATAGTTACACAACACTGAGTGGAACTTCAATGGCAACACCCCATGTGAGTGGAGTAGTTGCACTTGTTCAAGCAGCTCGCTATAACAAGTATGGAACAGTTCTTTCGGTTGAAGCACTTAGAGAAATTCTCCACACAACTGCAGAAGATCATGGACTGCTTGGTTGGGATCCTTACTATGGATATGGGATAGTGAGGGCAGATTTGGCTGTGCAAGCTGCCATCAATTGA
- the glmU gene encoding bifunctional sugar-1-phosphate nucleotidylyltransferase/acetyltransferase: protein MKGVILAAGKGERLRPLTDDRPKVMLKVANKPIIEHVLENIYPFVDEFIVVVRYHKEKLMEHLGDEYGGKPITYVEQVQGEGTAKAIYSAIKYTENEEFLTVNGDIYFEREGIKTLLQAFRKHNADAALLVKEFKDLSHFGMVEIENESVKAIKEKPGAISGYANLGIYFFKPEIFEFIEKTGESERGEYEITDTINLMIKENRKVTYAVYEGYWNDIGRPWNLLELNEYLLKNHLKHNIKGIVEEGATIIPPVEIGEGTVVRSGAYIIGPVKIGKNSKIGPNCFIRPYTSIGNKCHVGNAVEIKNSIIMDHSNAPHLNYVGDSIIGENTNLGAGTITANLRHDNKNIKVEIKGKLEDSGRRKLGAIIGHNVKTGINVTIYPGRKIGSNSFVGPGLIVDKNIPPNVLVVAKQEKEIITW, encoded by the coding sequence TTGAAGGGTGTGATACTTGCTGCTGGAAAAGGAGAAAGGTTAAGACCTCTTACAGATGACAGACCCAAGGTAATGCTCAAAGTTGCTAATAAGCCAATAATAGAACATGTATTGGAAAACATTTATCCATTTGTAGATGAATTTATAGTGGTTGTGAGATACCATAAAGAGAAGTTAATGGAGCATCTTGGAGACGAATACGGAGGGAAACCTATAACTTACGTTGAACAAGTACAGGGAGAAGGAACCGCGAAGGCAATATACTCTGCAATTAAATATACAGAAAATGAAGAGTTTTTAACTGTTAATGGAGACATATACTTTGAGAGAGAAGGCATAAAAACGCTTCTCCAAGCATTTAGAAAACACAATGCTGATGCTGCTTTATTGGTAAAAGAATTTAAAGACTTGAGCCATTTTGGAATGGTAGAAATTGAAAACGAATCTGTAAAAGCAATAAAAGAAAAACCCGGCGCTATAAGTGGATATGCAAATTTAGGGATTTATTTCTTCAAGCCAGAAATTTTTGAATTCATCGAAAAAACCGGTGAAAGTGAACGTGGAGAATATGAAATTACAGACACAATAAACCTCATGATTAAGGAAAACAGGAAAGTTACTTATGCAGTTTATGAGGGGTACTGGAATGATATTGGTAGACCATGGAACCTTCTTGAGCTGAACGAATACCTCCTCAAAAACCATCTTAAACATAATATAAAAGGCATTGTAGAGGAAGGAGCTACTATCATCCCACCTGTAGAAATCGGAGAAGGAACTGTTGTACGAAGCGGAGCTTACATTATAGGACCAGTGAAAATTGGGAAAAACTCAAAAATAGGCCCCAATTGCTTTATCCGTCCCTATACCAGTATAGGAAACAAATGTCATGTTGGAAATGCAGTCGAAATCAAAAACTCAATAATAATGGATCACAGCAACGCTCCTCATCTGAATTACGTGGGTGACTCCATAATTGGAGAAAACACAAATCTTGGAGCTGGAACAATTACCGCCAACTTACGACATGACAATAAAAATATAAAGGTCGAAATAAAAGGTAAACTTGAAGATAGTGGTAGAAGAAAGCTTGGGGCAATAATAGGCCATAACGTGAAAACTGGAATTAATGTCACTATATACCCTGGCAGAAAGATAGGAAGCAACTCGTTTGTTGGCCCGGGATTAATAGTTGATAAAAATATTCCTCCAAATGTGCTGGTTGTAGCTAAACAGGAGAAAGAAATAATTACCTGGTGA